From Medicago truncatula cultivar Jemalong A17 chromosome 7, MtrunA17r5.0-ANR, whole genome shotgun sequence, a single genomic window includes:
- the LOC25499066 gene encoding protein RESISTANCE TO PHYTOPHTHORA 1, chloroplastic, translating to MNTLIHSSNHYLCRVPYPLVSPVLTNKSNLPKFLSTFRRSPYPIACATSNEEVVEEVKVVESNTNEESTSSTFSTPIDKELKKVAQKTAATFAPRASTASKNPAVPGSTLYTVFEVQAYVSMLLGGALSFNLIFPSDQPDLWRLMGMWSIWMFTIPSLRARDCSKNEKEALNYLFLLVPLLNVAIPFFLKSFAVVWSADIIAFFGMYAWKLGWLQKTD from the exons atgaacacTTTAATCCATTCTTCAAACCATTACCTTTGTAGGGTACCCTACCCTTTAGTCTCTCCAGTTCTAACCAACAAAAGCAACCTTCCAAAGTTCCTTTCAACCTTTAGACGCTCACCTTATCCCATTGCATGTGCAACTTCCAATGAAGAAGTTGTAGAAGAGGTTAAAGTAGTTGAATCCAACACCAATGAAGAAAGCACTTCTTCTACTTTTTCTACTCCAATAGACAAAGAACTTAAAAAG GTGGCTCAGAAGACAGCTGCAACCTTTGCACCGAGAGCTTCCACGGCGTCAAAAAACCCCGCAGTGCCTGGAAGTACCTTGTATACTGTTTTTGAAGTTCAAGCGTATGTATCAATGTTATTGGGTGGAGCTTTGTCTTTTAATCTCATTTTCCCTTCAGACCAACCTGATCTTTGGAGATTGATGGGAATGTGGTCCATTTGGATGTTCA CAATTCCTTCCTTGCGAGCTCGAGATTGCTCAAAGAATGAGAAAGAAGCTCTCAACTATCTTTTCCTCCTAGTCCCCCTGCTCAATGTTGCAATCCCATTCTTTTTGAAGTCCTTTGCTGTTGTTTGGTCGGCAGATATAATAGCTTTCTTTGGAATGTATGCATGGAAG cTTGGATGGCTCCAGAAAACAGACTAG